A genomic window from Fulvitalea axinellae includes:
- a CDS encoding GEVED domain-containing protein translates to MGKLLRLLAFFLFVNFYSGSVSAQETGGCGADEAAERLLERHPEFRQDSDEINEWVANRSFRSATETGERIIPVVVHAMEPLGRNVTDQEIKDMIDGLNDIYADKLGVGAKFGMRFVLARRTPDGQATNGITRTDASKVSQYTTSGITNANERSVKALINWPHKDYYNVWLVSRINGESSTGGYAYFPQSVNFDIDGTVIKVASMHPADVLAHEMGHALGLYHTFAKDGTTPTKEGECPTEGKGDYVDDTDPHSYMFFNCGHKTMENPCTNKPYGKIAENMMAYFYSGTNCRSSFTAGQVARANHHLMNTARKTLLTSPALEAVNLPVADFKATNTFVVSDVAVKFMNLSKNGVDESKWTFEGGNPATSTEWNPEVKFSGAGVFKVSLTVKNSKGENTITKESYIEVIDKSAQTVADCKPVWSSPNNYGLGVLNVKLQEIDFSSGETASDASGTMPLGKNGFVDRSNLDIAKLNPGMSYTLSFVVGSYNAETTVVYIDFNDNGKFENSERIGRKQNIKGGPHNINFTVPEDAVRGKRLLMRVATGSTYDNISACNVYKGQAEDYGVYIDPVGIPFAITKQPTNKTICEGGDTEFKVEAVRGKTYQWYLDDAQISDNNNYSGAKSAKLKITGAKLSQEGEYKVIVTGPESETLESQAVRLTLNKKPTFTSHPENLSIKEGQTATFEALASGEQVEYQWYLKGSGSSSGSLMEGKTGKKLTFTAKEGDDGNRYFVKANQVGCTAKSVSSEASLDVIPALVILTQPQSASTCLNENVTLQVSAKNAVSYQWFFKDQEISDNQSYKGSKTNTLTVKSMTESLTGYYFVKIKGQDDEEIQSSVARVNVDDLPTVKKHPKSKSALSDQQVSFSAEGQGGSGTYVYKWFVIRSGSTVAHVLEGKTSSVLTFNASISDNSNEYFAEIRNAGCQAFVKTEKARLFVTPRTEFRTQPGNTNVCQGKSATISTTVANALTYQWLFNGTNITDNGTYQGTQTNNLRIKDAKPAQQGIYKLKVTGPDNQVVQSANVNLSVNGYPVITKQPEDLRIIQGETGKISVNVENSAGVNYQWYMRRTETLPLEIVSGAKNRELTVDGDPAKDGRLFQVKAIFKGCETLSDPATLSITRLLSTPQDEAITIFPNPADDVLNIKGLRFGELEILSLAGRVVLKAEFGSQDGSKPSEVGISALESGVYLVRINSKNEWKTFRLLVE, encoded by the coding sequence ATGGGAAAATTATTACGGCTGTTAGCTTTTTTTCTTTTTGTGAATTTTTATTCAGGTTCCGTTTCGGCCCAAGAAACTGGCGGTTGCGGTGCCGACGAGGCTGCGGAAAGACTACTTGAGCGCCATCCCGAATTCAGGCAAGACTCAGACGAAATAAACGAATGGGTAGCGAACAGGTCGTTCAGAAGTGCGACGGAGACCGGCGAAAGAATCATTCCAGTGGTCGTGCATGCGATGGAGCCCTTGGGGCGTAACGTAACGGACCAAGAGATCAAGGACATGATCGATGGGCTGAATGATATCTATGCCGATAAACTGGGTGTGGGCGCAAAGTTTGGGATGCGTTTTGTGCTGGCGAGAAGGACTCCCGATGGCCAGGCGACAAACGGAATTACGAGGACTGACGCTTCAAAAGTCAGCCAGTATACTACTTCAGGTATTACCAACGCAAATGAGCGAAGCGTTAAGGCTTTAATCAATTGGCCTCATAAAGACTACTATAATGTCTGGCTGGTAAGTAGAATAAACGGAGAGTCATCAACTGGTGGTTATGCGTATTTTCCGCAAAGCGTAAACTTTGATATTGACGGGACGGTAATAAAAGTTGCCTCTATGCACCCGGCCGATGTTCTCGCTCATGAAATGGGGCACGCTTTGGGGCTTTATCACACATTTGCGAAAGACGGAACGACCCCTACAAAAGAAGGGGAATGCCCGACCGAAGGCAAAGGGGATTATGTGGATGATACCGATCCTCATTCATATATGTTCTTTAATTGCGGTCATAAAACCATGGAAAACCCTTGCACTAACAAGCCTTATGGTAAGATTGCGGAGAACATGATGGCCTATTTTTATTCAGGCACGAATTGTCGTTCGAGCTTTACGGCGGGACAGGTCGCAAGAGCGAATCACCATTTAATGAATACGGCCAGAAAGACATTGCTGACTTCCCCTGCGCTGGAAGCGGTTAATTTGCCTGTCGCCGACTTTAAGGCTACCAATACGTTTGTGGTCAGTGATGTTGCCGTAAAGTTCATGAACCTTTCTAAAAACGGTGTGGATGAGTCGAAATGGACTTTTGAGGGTGGTAATCCCGCCACTTCCACCGAGTGGAATCCGGAAGTGAAGTTTTCTGGCGCTGGAGTTTTTAAGGTGAGCCTGACGGTAAAGAATTCTAAGGGAGAGAATACGATTACAAAGGAGTCTTATATTGAAGTTATTGACAAATCTGCTCAAACCGTAGCCGACTGCAAGCCTGTTTGGAGTTCCCCGAACAACTATGGTTTAGGGGTTCTCAATGTTAAGTTGCAAGAGATCGATTTTTCGTCAGGGGAGACCGCTAGTGACGCTAGTGGAACAATGCCGTTGGGTAAAAACGGCTTTGTGGACAGGAGTAATCTGGACATTGCCAAACTGAATCCCGGAATGTCATATACCTTAAGCTTTGTCGTGGGGAGTTATAACGCTGAGACGACCGTGGTGTATATCGATTTCAACGATAATGGGAAGTTTGAAAATAGTGAACGAATAGGCAGAAAACAGAATATAAAGGGTGGCCCTCACAATATCAACTTCACGGTTCCGGAAGACGCTGTTCGAGGTAAAAGATTGTTAATGCGTGTGGCTACAGGGAGCACGTATGATAATATATCCGCTTGTAATGTATATAAAGGCCAAGCGGAAGACTACGGAGTGTATATCGATCCTGTGGGAATTCCGTTCGCCATTACCAAACAGCCAACTAATAAGACAATCTGCGAAGGCGGTGATACGGAGTTTAAGGTAGAAGCCGTTCGGGGAAAGACTTACCAATGGTATTTGGATGATGCCCAGATTAGTGACAACAACAATTACAGCGGTGCGAAATCGGCGAAACTTAAGATTACGGGAGCAAAGCTTTCGCAAGAGGGCGAGTATAAGGTGATTGTGACTGGTCCTGAGAGCGAAACGCTGGAAAGCCAAGCGGTACGTTTAACGTTGAACAAAAAACCAACATTTACCAGCCACCCGGAAAATCTATCGATAAAAGAAGGACAAACGGCGACATTCGAAGCTTTGGCGTCTGGTGAGCAGGTAGAATACCAATGGTATTTGAAAGGTTCAGGTAGTAGTTCAGGGTCTTTGATGGAAGGAAAAACAGGCAAGAAGCTTACGTTTACAGCCAAAGAAGGAGATGATGGCAACAGGTACTTTGTAAAAGCCAACCAGGTGGGTTGTACGGCGAAAAGCGTTTCGTCAGAAGCCAGCTTGGACGTTATCCCGGCTTTAGTGATTTTGACCCAACCGCAAAGTGCTTCCACCTGCCTGAATGAAAACGTAACATTGCAGGTTAGCGCAAAGAATGCTGTAAGTTATCAGTGGTTCTTTAAGGATCAAGAGATATCCGATAATCAATCGTATAAAGGAAGTAAGACAAATACGCTGACGGTCAAGTCTATGACGGAATCTCTTACTGGTTATTATTTTGTAAAAATAAAAGGCCAAGATGACGAAGAGATCCAGAGTTCGGTGGCTCGGGTAAACGTGGACGATTTGCCTACTGTTAAAAAACATCCAAAATCTAAATCTGCTCTTTCCGATCAGCAGGTGTCATTTTCCGCCGAAGGACAGGGAGGTTCGGGCACTTATGTCTATAAATGGTTTGTAATACGGTCTGGCAGTACTGTAGCGCATGTGTTGGAAGGGAAAACATCTAGTGTTCTTACGTTTAACGCATCGATAAGTGATAATTCGAACGAGTACTTTGCGGAGATAAGAAACGCAGGTTGCCAGGCGTTTGTGAAAACCGAAAAGGCGCGCCTTTTCGTAACGCCAAGAACGGAATTCCGTACTCAGCCGGGTAACACGAACGTATGTCAGGGCAAGTCCGCTACGATATCCACTACTGTGGCCAACGCTTTGACATATCAGTGGCTATTCAACGGAACCAATATTACCGATAACGGAACCTACCAAGGAACCCAAACCAATAATTTGCGGATAAAAGACGCTAAGCCGGCCCAACAGGGTATTTATAAATTGAAAGTTACCGGTCCGGATAATCAGGTAGTGCAAAGCGCAAACGTGAATTTATCGGTTAATGGGTATCCGGTTATTACGAAACAGCCCGAAGATCTGCGGATCATCCAAGGCGAGACCGGGAAAATAAGCGTAAATGTCGAAAACTCTGCGGGCGTTAACTATCAGTGGTATATGCGACGTACGGAAACATTGCCGTTGGAAATTGTCAGCGGAGCCAAAAATAGGGAGTTGACAGTGGATGGTGATCCGGCAAAAGACGGAAGGCTGTTTCAGGTAAAAGCTATTTTTAAAGGTTGTGAAACCTTGTCAGACCCTGCGACGCTTTCTATTACCCGTCTGCTTTCCACCCCACAGGATGAAGCCATTACAATATTCCCTAACCCTGCGGATGATGTTCTGAACATTAAAGGATTACGGTTCGGAGAATTGGAGATATTAAGCCTTGCCGGGCGGGTAGTCTTAAAGGCTGAGTTCGGTTCTCAGGATGGTTCCAAGCCTTCTGAAGTGGGTATTTCAGCTCTTGAGAGTGGCGTTTATCTCGTTAGAATAAATTCGAAAAACGAATGGAAGACTTTCCGACTGTTGGTTGAATAA
- a CDS encoding exodeoxyribonuclease I, translating into MNTFLFYDIETTGLNPAFDQILQFGAIRTDMDLQEIERTEILVKLRPDAVPAPGAILTTGIDLETHNEGAICEYEAIKRIHEMVNQSGTISIGYNSLNFDDEFLRFSFYRNLLDPYTHQWQNGCRRADILPMALFFKSFRPDIIKWPVTDEGKSTMKLEKINELNHLAEGQAHDAMTDIEATLNLARRMKAHPELWDYCLSNFEKKQDETRSLKAWENHGKGFLGCKTGTILDTGIGADRGYMAPVVWLGTNQIKQQILMRLDAFEFSDIDTEAIDETSFVTRKKYGEPPFSFPNRKRLTQHFDSERVDLEKRNLDFIKNNSDKFERITRFWLTYEYPLVTDIDPDARLYTGGFASANEKRWNEKFHEHFGTEYLFEVVEQMPANVRKDAAYRILFRNLPEESEKRYPYEFSDFLEQSLHGNPKDYRDKHKASPKEISEEIREIINEQFKEKEIPKPLESLRKYIEYVQ; encoded by the coding sequence ATGAACACTTTTCTATTTTACGATATAGAAACCACTGGGCTTAATCCCGCCTTTGATCAAATATTACAATTTGGAGCCATCAGAACCGACATGGATCTCCAAGAAATAGAACGTACCGAGATCCTTGTCAAACTTAGGCCTGACGCCGTGCCAGCTCCAGGAGCTATCTTGACTACAGGCATTGACCTTGAAACGCACAACGAGGGCGCAATTTGCGAATACGAGGCCATCAAACGAATCCACGAGATGGTCAACCAAAGCGGAACAATAAGTATCGGCTACAACTCGTTGAACTTCGATGACGAATTTTTACGTTTTTCCTTTTACCGAAACCTGCTTGATCCCTATACCCACCAATGGCAAAACGGTTGTAGAAGAGCGGACATCCTGCCTATGGCACTTTTCTTCAAAAGTTTCCGTCCCGACATAATTAAATGGCCGGTCACCGATGAAGGAAAATCGACCATGAAACTCGAAAAAATCAACGAGCTAAACCATCTCGCCGAAGGCCAAGCGCATGATGCGATGACCGATATTGAGGCTACCCTGAATCTTGCCAGACGAATGAAAGCCCATCCCGAACTATGGGATTACTGCCTCTCGAATTTCGAAAAGAAACAGGACGAAACCAGAAGCCTGAAAGCCTGGGAAAATCACGGTAAAGGCTTCTTGGGTTGCAAAACGGGAACGATCCTGGACACGGGCATTGGCGCCGACCGGGGTTATATGGCCCCGGTGGTTTGGCTCGGTACCAATCAGATCAAACAACAAATCCTGATGCGCCTCGATGCTTTCGAGTTCTCGGATATAGATACCGAAGCGATTGACGAGACAAGTTTTGTTACCCGAAAAAAATACGGAGAGCCTCCGTTTAGTTTTCCTAACAGAAAAAGACTCACTCAGCACTTCGATTCCGAGCGCGTTGATCTGGAAAAAAGAAACCTCGATTTCATCAAAAACAACTCTGATAAATTCGAACGGATCACACGATTCTGGCTCACGTACGAATACCCTCTGGTCACTGACATTGATCCGGACGCAAGGTTGTACACGGGAGGGTTCGCAAGCGCCAATGAGAAACGTTGGAACGAAAAATTTCACGAACACTTCGGTACGGAATACCTTTTCGAAGTCGTAGAACAAATGCCAGCCAACGTGCGTAAAGACGCCGCTTACCGGATCTTGTTCCGCAACTTACCCGAAGAATCAGAAAAACGATATCCCTATGAATTCTCTGACTTTTTGGAACAATCTCTACATGGAAACCCAAAAGATTACCGTGACAAACACAAGGCTTCACCCAAAGAAATTTCGGAAGAAATAAGAGAA